One Rhea pennata isolate bPtePen1 chromosome 3, bPtePen1.pri, whole genome shotgun sequence DNA segment encodes these proteins:
- the MAS1 gene encoding proto-oncogene Mas isoform X2 gives MLSLGNDLTISIERCLSIVYPIWYRCHRSQHQSAIVCAVLWTLSFLMTVAEHLTCKDDLTNEQFDDANHCQAVLIFMWILTFMIFIPLMILSSLILVIRIHRNSLRPHSSKLYIIIVATIIVFLIFAMPMRLLYLLNYHHRSSLLGQQNHVTIVLSTVNSSINPLVYFFVGSSKKKRFKESLKVVLSRALADGLRPRSQEVGTSLDIAETIF, from the exons ATGCTCTCACTTGGGAATGACCTTA CCATCAGTATTGAGAGGTGTCTGTCTATTGTTTACCCCATCTGGTACCGATGCCACCGGTCACAGCACCAATCGGCAATTGTATGTGCAGTTCTGTGGACTCTGTCTTTTCTGATGACAGTAGCTGAACACTTAACATGCAAAGATGATTTAACAAATGAACAATTTGATGATGCCAACCATTGCCAAGCAGTGCTCATCTTCATGTGGATCTTGACTTTCATGATCTTCATTCCCCTAATGATTCTGTCCAGCCTGATTTTGGTTATTAGGATTCATCGTAACTCCTTGAGACCTCATTCATCAAAGCTCTACATCATCATTGTGGCCACAATCATTGTCTTCCTAATTTTTGCCATGCCTATGAGGCTGTTGTATCTTCTGAATTATCACCACCGGTCATCTTTGCTCGGCCAGCAGAACCACGTCACCATTGTTCTCTCCACCGTTAACAGCAGCATCAACCCCCTTGTTTACTTCTTTGTAGGAAGCAGCAAGAAGAAGAGGTTCAAGGAAAGTCTCAAAGTGGTTCTTAGTAGAGCACTTGCTGATGGCTTGCGGCCAAGAAGCCAGGAAGTTGGCACCAGCTTGGATATAGCTGAAACAATTTTCTAA
- the MAS1 gene encoding proto-oncogene Mas isoform X1: MDESNITFHPSEGPENISMHRNISTQEMVWEILTPLWVIMIISFLGFCENGIVLWCLCFQIKRNPFTVYITHLSIADISLLLCTFILSVEYMAGFEFSYGVYYYITTTLSIVFFLGYNTGLYLLTAISIERCLSIVYPIWYRCHRSQHQSAIVCAVLWTLSFLMTVAEHLTCKDDLTNEQFDDANHCQAVLIFMWILTFMIFIPLMILSSLILVIRIHRNSLRPHSSKLYIIIVATIIVFLIFAMPMRLLYLLNYHHRSSLLGQQNHVTIVLSTVNSSINPLVYFFVGSSKKKRFKESLKVVLSRALADGLRPRSQEVGTSLDIAETIF; this comes from the coding sequence ATGGATGAGTCAAACATAACGTTTCATCCCAGCGAAGGCCCAGAGAACATCTCAAtgcacagaaacatttctaCACAGGAAATGGTCTGGGAGATATTGACCCCACTTTGGGTAATTATGATCATCTCCTTCCTGGGTTTTTGTGAAAATGGAATTGTCCTCTGGTGCCTCTGCTTCCAGATCAAAAGAAACCCCTTCACTGTGTACATCACACATCTGTCCATTGCTGATATCTCCTTGCTGCTTTGTACATTTATTCTGTCAGTTGAGTATATGGCTGGTTTTGAATTCTCATATGGTGTTTACTATTATATAACCACCACACTATCTATTGTCTTCTTTCTTGGATATAATACTGGTCTCTATCTCCTGACAGCCATCAGTATTGAGAGGTGTCTGTCTATTGTTTACCCCATCTGGTACCGATGCCACCGGTCACAGCACCAATCGGCAATTGTATGTGCAGTTCTGTGGACTCTGTCTTTTCTGATGACAGTAGCTGAACACTTAACATGCAAAGATGATTTAACAAATGAACAATTTGATGATGCCAACCATTGCCAAGCAGTGCTCATCTTCATGTGGATCTTGACTTTCATGATCTTCATTCCCCTAATGATTCTGTCCAGCCTGATTTTGGTTATTAGGATTCATCGTAACTCCTTGAGACCTCATTCATCAAAGCTCTACATCATCATTGTGGCCACAATCATTGTCTTCCTAATTTTTGCCATGCCTATGAGGCTGTTGTATCTTCTGAATTATCACCACCGGTCATCTTTGCTCGGCCAGCAGAACCACGTCACCATTGTTCTCTCCACCGTTAACAGCAGCATCAACCCCCTTGTTTACTTCTTTGTAGGAAGCAGCAAGAAGAAGAGGTTCAAGGAAAGTCTCAAAGTGGTTCTTAGTAGAGCACTTGCTGATGGCTTGCGGCCAAGAAGCCAGGAAGTTGGCACCAGCTTGGATATAGCTGAAACAATTTTCTAA